In Gimesia chilikensis, the following proteins share a genomic window:
- a CDS encoding DNA-3-methyladenine glycosylase family protein, producing MSDHAKSFAEASLHLRKVDPRLKPVIDNIGVCSLKPYRYRFALLLRSIVSQQISTSAARTIYKRLHALTGKGQPSAEKIMQLSHEELRSVGLSAQKANYVHHLAEMVLEKQVRLHKMHTMTDDEVTAELVQVKGIGQWTAQMFLMFGLCRPDVFPHDDLGIQNGIQTIYELETRPDKQTCIEIAELWAPYRTVASWYCWRVLEMETPDGPW from the coding sequence ATGAGCGACCACGCGAAGTCGTTTGCAGAAGCTTCACTGCATCTGCGAAAAGTCGATCCCAGGCTCAAGCCGGTGATTGACAACATTGGCGTCTGTTCGTTGAAGCCGTATCGTTATCGGTTTGCACTGCTGCTGCGGTCGATCGTCTCACAGCAGATTTCCACGTCCGCGGCCCGGACGATTTACAAACGTCTGCATGCGTTGACCGGAAAAGGGCAGCCGAGCGCAGAAAAGATCATGCAGCTCTCTCACGAAGAACTGCGTTCGGTAGGACTCTCTGCACAGAAGGCGAACTACGTGCATCACCTGGCGGAGATGGTACTTGAAAAACAGGTGCGGCTGCATAAGATGCACACAATGACCGATGATGAGGTGACCGCGGAACTGGTGCAGGTTAAGGGCATTGGTCAGTGGACGGCGCAGATGTTTCTGATGTTCGGCCTTTGTCGTCCCGATGTGTTCCCGCATGACGACCTGGGAATTCAGAACGGCATCCAGACGATCTACGAACTGGAGACCCGTCCCGACAAGCAGACCTGCATCGAAATCGCCGAACTCTGGGCGCCGTATCGAACGGTGGCCAGCTGGTACTGCTGGCGGGTGCTGGAAATGGAAACCCCCGACGGTCCGTGGTAA
- the pyrF gene encoding orotidine-5'-phosphate decarboxylase — MHHFSDRLNAAIRSKKTPALVGLDPRFDWLPEEIVSAAEAKHSSKAEIVAAAFEEFCFRMIDVVAPLVPAVKPQAAFFEEWGPAGCLALQRVIKRAREAGLVVICDAKRGDIGSTAEAYARAYLAGEDPESAIWAADCLTVNPYLGSDTLQPFVKVAVERGAGIYVLVRTSNPGAGTFQDRKTDGHTLYECVAAVVNDLALNTTGNGHYGAIGAVVGATYPEELTQLRELMPHTPLLVPGYGSQGAGAGDVAGAFDAEGLGAIINSSRGINFAIRKEPYSEKFAPEEWEQAVEAATHDMIADLAEHTPAGKLQ; from the coding sequence ATGCACCACTTTTCTGATCGTCTGAATGCCGCCATCCGCAGTAAAAAAACACCCGCTCTGGTCGGCCTGGACCCCCGCTTTGACTGGCTTCCCGAGGAGATCGTATCTGCTGCGGAAGCGAAACATTCCAGCAAAGCGGAGATCGTTGCGGCTGCTTTTGAGGAATTCTGTTTTCGGATGATCGATGTGGTCGCCCCTCTGGTACCTGCGGTCAAACCGCAGGCCGCGTTCTTCGAAGAATGGGGGCCCGCCGGTTGTCTCGCGCTGCAGCGTGTGATTAAGCGGGCGCGTGAAGCGGGACTGGTTGTGATCTGTGATGCGAAGCGGGGAGACATCGGCTCGACGGCAGAAGCGTATGCCCGTGCATACCTGGCAGGCGAAGATCCCGAGAGTGCCATCTGGGCGGCAGACTGTCTGACAGTCAATCCCTACCTGGGCAGTGATACACTCCAGCCGTTTGTAAAAGTGGCCGTCGAACGGGGGGCGGGGATTTACGTGCTGGTCCGAACGAGTAACCCGGGTGCGGGGACCTTTCAGGATCGAAAAACAGACGGCCATACTTTGTATGAATGCGTGGCGGCGGTCGTGAATGATCTCGCATTGAATACAACGGGCAACGGACATTACGGCGCCATTGGTGCGGTGGTGGGGGCGACCTATCCGGAAGAGCTGACACAACTGCGGGAATTGATGCCGCATACTCCGCTGCTGGTGCCCGGTTATGGGAGCCAGGGGGCGGGAGCCGGTGATGTTGCGGGTGCCTTCGATGCGGAAGGGCTGGGCGCGATCATCAACAGTTCGCGGGGAATCAACTTCGCGATTCGAAAGGAACCGTATTCCGAGAAATTTGCTCCGGAAGAATGGGAGCAGGCAGTGGAAGCGGCCACGCATGATATGATTGCCGACCTGGCTGAACACACGCCTGCCGGGAAACTGCAATGA